Proteins from a single region of Sesamum indicum cultivar Zhongzhi No. 13 linkage group LG5, S_indicum_v1.0, whole genome shotgun sequence:
- the LOC105162159 gene encoding probable LRR receptor-like serine/threonine-protein kinase At3g47570 produces the protein MMRGGLFPFVLLFTQCLTAFLAMALTNITTDETALLALKSRLAIDPSHILSRNWSDSTSVCSWIGVMCGARHQRVTALDISTMGLAGNLPPDMGNLTFLVSLNLSSNSFHGSLPQELAQLRRLEVIDFRFNDFGGDVPSWFGFLGELQFLNLRNNSFSGFGPTSIANMSKLEMLDLSYNPLQGKIPDEIGNLHNLKRLSLQFNKFDGLIPTTIFNISSLESLALTGNSLSGDLQGDLCRSLPRLNELYLSSNELDGQIPSNISQCSQLRLLSLSHNKFSGSVPSGIGNLTALEILYLGSNDLTGQIPEELGDLRNLKELGMGDNFLKGSIPSTIFNISSLQYINIANCNLTGALPADMCSGSSRLQEVFFHVNELVGELPERIGECSALQMWSLSYNNITGVIPRGVGNLTMLQNFYVGYNNLIGTIPKEIGNLQSLEVLYLGVNNLMGTIPTEIFNISTLQSISVSMNQLSGQLPSNFGHGLPNIEELYLNNNNLSGEIPDSISNSSKLTVINFAGNNFTGLVPNSLGELSFLQDIYLGENSFVSKSLELNFIPSLANCRHLRRLFLGDNLFNSILPVSVGNLSNTLENFYGYNCGLYGSIPDEFGNLTNLFLLSLFDNQLTGSIPKTLVNLQTLQGLALMRNKISGPIPENLCGLQNLNGLLLHQNQISGAIPDCIGNLTALRTLYIGNNNLSSGIPPSLWRLNDLLQLNLTSNVLVGSLPPDIGNLKTATVLDLSMNQFSGTIPPSLGDIHDLINLSLAHNKFEGSIPESIGQLVNIAELDLSHNNLSGNIPRSLERILYLTYFNVSFNDLSGEIPNGGPFKNFGGEAFVSNGGLCGDPRYGVPPCPNTKVHKSNRRKVILRVVYALLGAAALVFFLVLACIFVRYRRKEIAAAETQSEISSNATLLRTSYNDLLRATEGFNDSHLLGSGGFSSVYKGTLRDGDTVAIKVFNLQQEGAFKSFNRECEVLRSLRHRNLCKVIGACSTTHFKALILEYMPKGSLEKWIYSDDRFLDIIQRTSIMIDAACALEYLHHGYSIPMFTGDLKPSNVLLNEDMVGHLSDFGISKLLGEDDSFVQTTTFATLGYIAPEYGSEGLVSIKSDVYSFGIMLMEVFTRMKPSSETFAGDLSLRGWVKSSIPNAIARIIDPGLLRSEEKIVVDKTLECLSSIMELALKCSMESPGDRISMEDVVEALKKIRFKLLELFPYIKKGSV, from the exons aTGATGAGAGGTGGCTTATTTCCTTTTGTACTTCTCTTTACACAATGTCTAACGGCTTTCTTGGCCATGGCGTTGACCAATATAACGACCGATGAAACAGCGCTTCTGGCCTTGAAATCCCGGCTCGCTATAGACCCTTCTCATATATTGTCAAGAAACTGGTCTGATTCTACCTCTGTTTGCAGCTGGATTGGAGTTATGTGTGGTGCTCGCCACCAAAGAGTGACTGCTTTGGATATTTCTACAATGGGACTTGCAGGAAACCTGCCGCCCGATATGGGAAATCTCACCTTTCTTGTGTCACTGAACTTGAGTAGCAACAGTTTTCATGGCAGCCTGCCCCAAGAGCTGGCTCAGTTGAGAAGATTGGAGGTGATCGATTTCAGGTTCAACGACTTCGGCGGAGATGTTCCTTCTTGGTTCGGGTTCTTGGGTGAACTTCAGTTCTTGAATCTTAGAAACAATAGTTTCAGTGGTTTCGGGCCAACTTCTATTGCCAACATGTCGAAGCTTGAGATGCTGGACCTGTCCTACAACCCTTTACAGGGGAAAATCCCTGATGAGATTGGAAATCTGCATAATTTGAAGAGGTTGAGTTTGCAGTTTAACAAGTTTGATGGACTAATTCCAACGACAATCTTCAATATCTCGAGCCTGGAGTCTCTTGCTCTTACTGGGAATAGCTTATCAGGTGATCTGCAAGGTGACCTCTGTCGCAGCCTTCCAAGACTCAATGAGCTATATTTGTCTTCAAATGAGTTGGATGGCCAGATACCTTCAAACATTTCTCAGTGCTCACAACTCCGTCTGCTTTCATTGTCGCACAACAAATTTAGCGGCTCTGTACCTAGTGGAATTGGCAACTTAACGGCACTTGAGATATTGTATCTAGGCTCCAACGACTTGACAG GTCAAATCCCAGAAGAGCTGGGCGACCTTCGGAACTTGAAGGAGTTAGGCATGGGAGATAACTTTCTTAAAGGCTCTATACCTTCGACAATCTTCAATATTTCCTCACTGCAGTACATTAATATCGCAAACTGTAACCTGACTGGCGCTCTCCCTGCTGATATGTGCTCTGGTTCTTCCCGACTTCAAGAGgtctttttccatgtgaacgAGTTAGTCGGTGAGCTCCCAGAAAGAATTGGCGAATGCTCAGCACTTCAGATGTGGTCACTATCTTACAACAACATAACTGGAGTCATACCAAGAGGGGTCGGAAATTTAACGATGCTCCAGAATTTTTACGTTGGCTACAACAACTTGATAG GCACAATCCCAAAAGAGATAGGCAATCTTCAATCTTTGGAAGTACTGTATTTGGGAGTCAACAACTTAATGGGTACCATTCCAACAGAAATCTTCAACATATCAACTTTACAATCGATTTCCGTTTCGATGAATCAACTCTCAGGCCAGCTTCCATCCAACTTCGGTCACGGGCTACCTAATATAGAAGAACTCTACTTGAACAACAATAATTTAAGTGGAGAAATCCCTgattctatttcaaattcttctaaGCTCACCGTCATAAACTTTGCTGGTAACAACTTTACTGGACTAGTTCCCAACTCCCTCGGAGAGTTGAGTTTCCTGCAAGACATATACTTGGGTGAAAACAGCTTCGTGAGTAAATCGTTGGAGCTGAACTTCATCCCTTCATTGGCAAACTGCAGACATCTGAGAAGGTTGTTTTTAGGGGATAATCTTTTCAACAGCATTCTTCCTGTTTCTGTGGGGAATTTGTCGAATACTCTCGAGAATTTCTATGGTTACAATTGCGGCCTTTACGGCAGCATTCCAGATGAGTTTGGCAATCTGACTAATTTGTTCCTTTTAAGTCTCTTCGACAATCAGCTGACAGGATCAATACCGAAGACACTGGTGAATCTGCAAACGCTTCAAGGATTAGCTCTAATGCGGAACAAGATAAGCGGACCTATTCCAGAGAATCTTTGTGGATTACAAAATCTGAATGGACTACTGCTACACCAGAACCAAATCAGTGGTGCTATTCCAGACTGCATAGGAAATCTCACTGCTCTGAGGACTCTATACATAGGCAACAACAATTTGAGTTCAGGCATACCTCCAAGCTTGTGGCGGCTGAATGATCTTTTGCAGCTGAATCTGACTTCAAATGTTCTAGTCGGCTCTCTGCCTCCGGATATTGGAAACCTGAAGACTGCAACGGTACTTGATTTGTCAATGAATCAGTTCTCTGGCACAATTCCTCCCTCACTTGGCGATATCCATGACCTGATTAATCTTTCGTTGGCgcataataaatttgaagggTCTATTCCTGAGTCAATTGGTCAGCTAGTAAACATAGCGGAATTGGATTTATCGCACAACAATCTTTCTGGCAATATTCCAAGGTCCTTGGAGAGAATTCTGTATCTCACCTACTTTAATGTTTCTTTCAATGATTTAAGTGGTGAGATCCCCAACGGTGGCCCCTTCAAGAACTTCGGTGGTGAGGCCTTCGTGTCTAACGGAGGACTCTGCGGTGATCCCAGATACGGTGTTCCCCCGTGCCCGAACACTAAAGTTCATAAATCAAACCGCAGAAAAGTGATTCTACGTGTTGTGTATGCTTTGTTGGGAGCTGCAGCATTAGTTTTCTTCCTTGTCTTGGCATGCATATTTGTGAGATACCGAAGGAAGGAAATAGCAGCTGCAGAAACTCAGAGTGAAATATCATCCAATGCAACACTATTACGGACATCATATAACGATCTTCTACGAGCAACTGAAGGGTTTAACGATAGCCATTTGCTTGGCAGTGGTGGTTTCAGCTCTGTCTATAAAGGGACTCTCCGGGACGGTGATACCGTTGCCATTAAGGTATTCAACTTACAACAAGAAGGCGCTTTCAAGAGTTTCAACAGGGAATGTGAAGTACTACGTAGCCTTCGACATAGAAATCTATGCAAAGTTATCGGTGCTTGCTCCACCACGCATTTCAAGGCCTTGATTCTTGAATACATGCCTAAAGGGAGCCTCGAGAAGTGGATATACTCGGACGACCGTTTCTTGGACATCATACAAAGAACTAGCATAATGATAGATGCAGCATGTGCATTGGAATATCTCCATCATGGTTACTCAATACCCATGTTCACTGGTGATTTAAAACCTAGTAATGTGTTATTGAACGAAGACATGGTTGGCCATCTGAGTGATTTCGGGATCTCTAAGCTGTTAGGTGAAGACGATAGCTTTGTGCAGACCACCACTTTTGCAACATTGGGTTACATTGCACCAG AGTATGGATCGGAAGGTTTAGTGTCGATAAAGTCAGATGTATATAGCTTTGGGATTATGCTGATGGAAGTTTTTACAAGAATGAAGCCGAGCAGCGAGACGTTCGCTGGAGACTTAAGCCTAAGGGGCTGGGTGAAGAGTTCCATACCTAACGCCATAGCACGAATCATTGATCCCGGATTGTTGAGGTCGGAAGAAAAGATCGTCGTCGATAAAACGTTGGAATGCTTATCTTCCATAATGGAGTTGGCTTTGAAATGCTCCATGGAAAGCCCTGGTGATAGGATTAGCATGGAAGATGTTGTTGAGGCCTTGAAGAAGATCAGGTTTAAGCTCTTGGAATTATTCCCATATATTAAAAAGGGTAGTGTTTAA
- the LOC105162015 gene encoding ATP-dependent DNA helicase Q-like 3 isoform X1 has protein sequence MSKSPLPLQNVCGSGKQVIKKEALVKILRWHFGHSDFRGKQLEAIQAVLSGRDCFCLMPTGGGKSMCYQIPALAKQGIVLVVSPLIALMENQVAALKEKGIAAEYLSSTLTVKAKNKIYEDLESGKPALRLLYVTPELIATPGFMAKLTKIHGRGLLNLIAIDEAHCVSTWGHDFRPSYRKLSLLRNRLPCIPVLALTATAVPKVQEDVIESLSLQNPLVLKSSFNRPNIYYEVRYKDLLDDPYTDLCNYLKSYGKVCAIVYCLERTACDDLAVHLTKNGISCAAYHAGLNSKLRSSVLDNWISSKTQVVVATVAFGLGIDRKDVRIVCHFNIPKSMEAFYQESGRAGRDQLPSRSLLYYGVDDRRRMEFILGTAASKKLNSSSMEEGSSRKALANFRQMIEYCEESGCRRKKILESFGEEVATSLCAKSCDACKHPNVVSKNLEELTSIATFRHRNGSSRIYISSGSDFNDDAQFSEFWNRDDEATGSEEDISDSDDPTEIAKSVAHSSRSSEWRLRERMESLQRAEENYYRSKSNQEKQVNKVDKNSISGTLRESGKQRLLNAMKQNLHRFSNLQIDSLTSAETLETECYKKYEKSGKSFYLSQIASTVRWLSTATPDELTNRVGTATSTPPEAVRPAPSCSSPSSSSFNLVINQADEEKVSSSIKSNSPVSQDTAPPPILSFSEFINRRKSTDNKVSTSKRPLSDGVSRGTEKKTKS, from the exons ATGAGTAAATCACCGTTACCACTGCAAAATGTGTGCGGGTCGGGGAAGCAGGTGATCAAGAAGGAAGCTTTGGTGAAGATTTTGCGGTGGCATTTTGGACATTCTGATTTCCGGGGGAAGCAGTTGGAAGCCATTCAAGCTGTTTTATCTG GTAGAGATTGTTTTTGTCTGATGCCGACTGGTGGAGGGAAGTCGATGTGTTATCAAATTCCAGCTCTAGCAAAACAGGGGATTGTGCTCGTTGTTAGTCCTTTGATAG cCCTTATG GAAAATCAAGTAGCGGCACTGAAAGAAAAAGGGATCGCTGCTGAATATCTCTCTTCAACCCTGACCGTAAAAGCCAAGAATAAG ATTTATGAAGACCTTGAATCGGGAAAGCCTGCTTTGAGGTTACTGTATGTTACACCAGAACTGATTGCAACACCAGGGTTTATGGCGAAACTGACGAAGATTCATGGCAGGGGGTTGCTAAATCTTATCGCAATTGATGAG GCACATTGTGTATCAACCTGGGGCCATGACTTCAG GCCTAGCTACAGAAAGCTTTCTCTTCTCAGGAACCGCTTGCCCTGCATACCCGTCTTGGCTCTGACAGCTACTGCTGTTCCTAA GGTTCAGGAGGATGTGATAGAGTCCTTGTCTCTGCAAAACCCACTGGTCCTGAAATCGTCATTTAATCGGCCAAATATTTACTATGAAG TTCGCTATAAAGATCTGCTGGATGATCCATACACTGATCTTTGTAATTATCTCAAATCCTATGGAAAGGTTTGTGCCATTGTTTACTGCCTTGAGCGCACTGCTTGTGATGATCTGGCTGTCCACCTGACTAAGAATGGAATTTCTTGTGCTG CATATCATGCAGGACTGAATAGTAAATTGCGGAGCTCAGTTTTGGATAATTGGATCTCCTCAAAAACGCAAGTAGTTGTGGCTACTGTAGCTTTTGGGTTA GGCATAGATCGGAAGGATGTCAGAATTGTTTGCCATTTTAATATTCCAAAGTCCATGGAAGCCTTCTACCAAGAGTCAGGTCGAGCTGGTCGTGATCAATTGCCCTCTCGAAGTCTCTTGTATTATGGAGTGGATGATCGCAGAAGAATG GAATTTATCCTGGGTACTGCTGCAAGCAAGAAATTGAATTCTTCAAGCATGGAGGAAGGGTCCTCCAGGAAGGCCCTAGCTAATTTCCGTCAG ATGATTGAATACTGCGAGGAGTCTGGTTGCCGAAGGAAAAAGATCCTTGAAAGTTTTGGGGAAGAG GTAGCTACATCACTGTGTGCAAAATCTTGTGATGCATGCAAACATCCTAATGTGGTTTCCAAGAATTTGGAGGAGCTTACAAGCATTGCTACATTTCGACATAGAAATGGGTCCTCACGGATATACATAAGCAG TGGTTCAGACTTCAATGATGACGCACAATTCTCAGAATTCTGGAATCGTGATGATGAAGCGACTGGATCCGAGGAAGATATATCCGATTCTGATG ATcccactgaaattgcaaaaaGTGTAGCACATTCGAGTAGATCATCAGAATGGAGATTACGCGAAAGGATGGAGTCATTGCAGCGTGCAGAAGAGAACTATTACCGGAGTAAAAGTAACCAAGAGAAGCAG GTTAATAAAGTGGACAAAAACTCCATATCTGGAACATTGCGGGAGTCGGGGAAGCAGAGATTATTAAACGCAATGAAGCAAAACCTGCATCGTTTCAGCAATTTACA GATCGACTCCTTGACATCTGCTGAGACACTTGAGACAGAATGCTACAAGAAATATGAGAAGAGCGGGAAGTCGTTCTATTTATCTCAGATTGCAAGTACAGTGAGGTGGTTGTCAACCGCAACTCCCGATGAACTAACAAACAGAGTCGGGACTGCTACCAGTACACCACCAGAGGCTGTTAGGCCAGCCCCAAGTTGCTCCTCCCCATCATCCTCATCGTTCAATCTGGTAATCAATCAAGCCGATGAAGAAAAAGTCAGTAGCAGCATTAAGTCTAATTCTCCTGTTTCCCAGGATACAGCGCCTCCGccaattctttctttctcagaGTTCATCAACAGAAGAAAATCGACAGATAACAAAGTCTCAACATCTAAAAGGCCATTGAGTGATGGAGTTAGCAGAGGCACGGAGAAGAAAACCAAGTCCTGA
- the LOC105162015 gene encoding ATP-dependent DNA helicase Q-like 3 isoform X2, whose product MENQVAALKEKGIAAEYLSSTLTVKAKNKIYEDLESGKPALRLLYVTPELIATPGFMAKLTKIHGRGLLNLIAIDEAHCVSTWGHDFRPSYRKLSLLRNRLPCIPVLALTATAVPKVQEDVIESLSLQNPLVLKSSFNRPNIYYEVRYKDLLDDPYTDLCNYLKSYGKVCAIVYCLERTACDDLAVHLTKNGISCAAYHAGLNSKLRSSVLDNWISSKTQVVVATVAFGLGIDRKDVRIVCHFNIPKSMEAFYQESGRAGRDQLPSRSLLYYGVDDRRRMEFILGTAASKKLNSSSMEEGSSRKALANFRQMIEYCEESGCRRKKILESFGEEVATSLCAKSCDACKHPNVVSKNLEELTSIATFRHRNGSSRIYISSGSDFNDDAQFSEFWNRDDEATGSEEDISDSDDPTEIAKSVAHSSRSSEWRLRERMESLQRAEENYYRSKSNQEKQVNKVDKNSISGTLRESGKQRLLNAMKQNLHRFSNLQIDSLTSAETLETECYKKYEKSGKSFYLSQIASTVRWLSTATPDELTNRVGTATSTPPEAVRPAPSCSSPSSSSFNLVINQADEEKVSSSIKSNSPVSQDTAPPPILSFSEFINRRKSTDNKVSTSKRPLSDGVSRGTEKKTKS is encoded by the exons ATG GAAAATCAAGTAGCGGCACTGAAAGAAAAAGGGATCGCTGCTGAATATCTCTCTTCAACCCTGACCGTAAAAGCCAAGAATAAG ATTTATGAAGACCTTGAATCGGGAAAGCCTGCTTTGAGGTTACTGTATGTTACACCAGAACTGATTGCAACACCAGGGTTTATGGCGAAACTGACGAAGATTCATGGCAGGGGGTTGCTAAATCTTATCGCAATTGATGAG GCACATTGTGTATCAACCTGGGGCCATGACTTCAG GCCTAGCTACAGAAAGCTTTCTCTTCTCAGGAACCGCTTGCCCTGCATACCCGTCTTGGCTCTGACAGCTACTGCTGTTCCTAA GGTTCAGGAGGATGTGATAGAGTCCTTGTCTCTGCAAAACCCACTGGTCCTGAAATCGTCATTTAATCGGCCAAATATTTACTATGAAG TTCGCTATAAAGATCTGCTGGATGATCCATACACTGATCTTTGTAATTATCTCAAATCCTATGGAAAGGTTTGTGCCATTGTTTACTGCCTTGAGCGCACTGCTTGTGATGATCTGGCTGTCCACCTGACTAAGAATGGAATTTCTTGTGCTG CATATCATGCAGGACTGAATAGTAAATTGCGGAGCTCAGTTTTGGATAATTGGATCTCCTCAAAAACGCAAGTAGTTGTGGCTACTGTAGCTTTTGGGTTA GGCATAGATCGGAAGGATGTCAGAATTGTTTGCCATTTTAATATTCCAAAGTCCATGGAAGCCTTCTACCAAGAGTCAGGTCGAGCTGGTCGTGATCAATTGCCCTCTCGAAGTCTCTTGTATTATGGAGTGGATGATCGCAGAAGAATG GAATTTATCCTGGGTACTGCTGCAAGCAAGAAATTGAATTCTTCAAGCATGGAGGAAGGGTCCTCCAGGAAGGCCCTAGCTAATTTCCGTCAG ATGATTGAATACTGCGAGGAGTCTGGTTGCCGAAGGAAAAAGATCCTTGAAAGTTTTGGGGAAGAG GTAGCTACATCACTGTGTGCAAAATCTTGTGATGCATGCAAACATCCTAATGTGGTTTCCAAGAATTTGGAGGAGCTTACAAGCATTGCTACATTTCGACATAGAAATGGGTCCTCACGGATATACATAAGCAG TGGTTCAGACTTCAATGATGACGCACAATTCTCAGAATTCTGGAATCGTGATGATGAAGCGACTGGATCCGAGGAAGATATATCCGATTCTGATG ATcccactgaaattgcaaaaaGTGTAGCACATTCGAGTAGATCATCAGAATGGAGATTACGCGAAAGGATGGAGTCATTGCAGCGTGCAGAAGAGAACTATTACCGGAGTAAAAGTAACCAAGAGAAGCAG GTTAATAAAGTGGACAAAAACTCCATATCTGGAACATTGCGGGAGTCGGGGAAGCAGAGATTATTAAACGCAATGAAGCAAAACCTGCATCGTTTCAGCAATTTACA GATCGACTCCTTGACATCTGCTGAGACACTTGAGACAGAATGCTACAAGAAATATGAGAAGAGCGGGAAGTCGTTCTATTTATCTCAGATTGCAAGTACAGTGAGGTGGTTGTCAACCGCAACTCCCGATGAACTAACAAACAGAGTCGGGACTGCTACCAGTACACCACCAGAGGCTGTTAGGCCAGCCCCAAGTTGCTCCTCCCCATCATCCTCATCGTTCAATCTGGTAATCAATCAAGCCGATGAAGAAAAAGTCAGTAGCAGCATTAAGTCTAATTCTCCTGTTTCCCAGGATACAGCGCCTCCGccaattctttctttctcagaGTTCATCAACAGAAGAAAATCGACAGATAACAAAGTCTCAACATCTAAAAGGCCATTGAGTGATGGAGTTAGCAGAGGCACGGAGAAGAAAACCAAGTCCTGA
- the LOC105162015 gene encoding ATP-dependent DNA helicase Q-like 3 isoform X3 — protein MAKLTKIHGRGLLNLIAIDEAHCVSTWGHDFRPSYRKLSLLRNRLPCIPVLALTATAVPKVQEDVIESLSLQNPLVLKSSFNRPNIYYEVRYKDLLDDPYTDLCNYLKSYGKVCAIVYCLERTACDDLAVHLTKNGISCAAYHAGLNSKLRSSVLDNWISSKTQVVVATVAFGLGIDRKDVRIVCHFNIPKSMEAFYQESGRAGRDQLPSRSLLYYGVDDRRRMEFILGTAASKKLNSSSMEEGSSRKALANFRQMIEYCEESGCRRKKILESFGEEVATSLCAKSCDACKHPNVVSKNLEELTSIATFRHRNGSSRIYISSGSDFNDDAQFSEFWNRDDEATGSEEDISDSDDPTEIAKSVAHSSRSSEWRLRERMESLQRAEENYYRSKSNQEKQVNKVDKNSISGTLRESGKQRLLNAMKQNLHRFSNLQIDSLTSAETLETECYKKYEKSGKSFYLSQIASTVRWLSTATPDELTNRVGTATSTPPEAVRPAPSCSSPSSSSFNLVINQADEEKVSSSIKSNSPVSQDTAPPPILSFSEFINRRKSTDNKVSTSKRPLSDGVSRGTEKKTKS, from the exons ATGGCGAAACTGACGAAGATTCATGGCAGGGGGTTGCTAAATCTTATCGCAATTGATGAG GCACATTGTGTATCAACCTGGGGCCATGACTTCAG GCCTAGCTACAGAAAGCTTTCTCTTCTCAGGAACCGCTTGCCCTGCATACCCGTCTTGGCTCTGACAGCTACTGCTGTTCCTAA GGTTCAGGAGGATGTGATAGAGTCCTTGTCTCTGCAAAACCCACTGGTCCTGAAATCGTCATTTAATCGGCCAAATATTTACTATGAAG TTCGCTATAAAGATCTGCTGGATGATCCATACACTGATCTTTGTAATTATCTCAAATCCTATGGAAAGGTTTGTGCCATTGTTTACTGCCTTGAGCGCACTGCTTGTGATGATCTGGCTGTCCACCTGACTAAGAATGGAATTTCTTGTGCTG CATATCATGCAGGACTGAATAGTAAATTGCGGAGCTCAGTTTTGGATAATTGGATCTCCTCAAAAACGCAAGTAGTTGTGGCTACTGTAGCTTTTGGGTTA GGCATAGATCGGAAGGATGTCAGAATTGTTTGCCATTTTAATATTCCAAAGTCCATGGAAGCCTTCTACCAAGAGTCAGGTCGAGCTGGTCGTGATCAATTGCCCTCTCGAAGTCTCTTGTATTATGGAGTGGATGATCGCAGAAGAATG GAATTTATCCTGGGTACTGCTGCAAGCAAGAAATTGAATTCTTCAAGCATGGAGGAAGGGTCCTCCAGGAAGGCCCTAGCTAATTTCCGTCAG ATGATTGAATACTGCGAGGAGTCTGGTTGCCGAAGGAAAAAGATCCTTGAAAGTTTTGGGGAAGAG GTAGCTACATCACTGTGTGCAAAATCTTGTGATGCATGCAAACATCCTAATGTGGTTTCCAAGAATTTGGAGGAGCTTACAAGCATTGCTACATTTCGACATAGAAATGGGTCCTCACGGATATACATAAGCAG TGGTTCAGACTTCAATGATGACGCACAATTCTCAGAATTCTGGAATCGTGATGATGAAGCGACTGGATCCGAGGAAGATATATCCGATTCTGATG ATcccactgaaattgcaaaaaGTGTAGCACATTCGAGTAGATCATCAGAATGGAGATTACGCGAAAGGATGGAGTCATTGCAGCGTGCAGAAGAGAACTATTACCGGAGTAAAAGTAACCAAGAGAAGCAG GTTAATAAAGTGGACAAAAACTCCATATCTGGAACATTGCGGGAGTCGGGGAAGCAGAGATTATTAAACGCAATGAAGCAAAACCTGCATCGTTTCAGCAATTTACA GATCGACTCCTTGACATCTGCTGAGACACTTGAGACAGAATGCTACAAGAAATATGAGAAGAGCGGGAAGTCGTTCTATTTATCTCAGATTGCAAGTACAGTGAGGTGGTTGTCAACCGCAACTCCCGATGAACTAACAAACAGAGTCGGGACTGCTACCAGTACACCACCAGAGGCTGTTAGGCCAGCCCCAAGTTGCTCCTCCCCATCATCCTCATCGTTCAATCTGGTAATCAATCAAGCCGATGAAGAAAAAGTCAGTAGCAGCATTAAGTCTAATTCTCCTGTTTCCCAGGATACAGCGCCTCCGccaattctttctttctcagaGTTCATCAACAGAAGAAAATCGACAGATAACAAAGTCTCAACATCTAAAAGGCCATTGAGTGATGGAGTTAGCAGAGGCACGGAGAAGAAAACCAAGTCCTGA
- the LOC105162016 gene encoding uncharacterized protein LOC105162016: MFALRSFFCQFFSFFILLFHLGCFTFSPHHHHHYRRRRDCSSSLFKKKLAPQKTTLFSFLRNLFSSSSSRPISQPVVPSIPSPSSSTRSLRLNPPVIVPLASTEETNHANVFRVAHIFPCSVCGEIFQSSTLLEQHQSTKHAVSELVDGENIVRIIFKMGWPDKTKSPTIHRILKIHNTPKIVARFEEYRECVKSRAAAKIKTLRDERCIADGNELLRFYCTTFICDLDSSICNQQYCSACGIIRSGFSPKMDGISTLPTSWRAHVAIPEDLEEEFSFMHVKRALLVCRVIAGRVGCDPGLADKEDPGFDSLVGHQGSGGFEDELVVYNPRAVLPCFVIVYTV, translated from the coding sequence ATGTTCGCCCTCCGCTCATTCTTCTGCCAATTCTTCTCATTCTTCATCCTCCTCTTCCACCTTGGCTGTTTCACCTTCTctccccaccaccaccatcactACCGCCGCCGCCGTGATTGTTCCTCCTCTCTCTTCAAGAAGAAACTCGCCCCGCAGAAAACAACCCTCTTTTCTTTCCTGAGAAATctcttctcctcctcctcctccaggCCCATTTCACAGCCTGTAGTACCCTCGATCCCGTCGCCGTCTTCCTCCACGCGGTCATTGCGCCTGAACCCCCCTGTCATCGTCCCCCTCGCATCAACAGAAGAGACCAACCATGCAAACGTCTTTCGTGTCGCTCACATCTTCCCCTGCTCTGTCTGCGGTGAGATCTTCCAGAGCTCCACTCTTCTCGAACAGCACCAGTCCACAAAGCACGCAGTTTCCGAGCTCGTCGACGGAGAAAACATTGTCCGGATTATATTCAAAATGGGTTGGCCCGACAAGACGAAGAGCCCGACTATCCATCGGATCCTCAAGATCCACAACACCCCCAAGATTGTCGCCCGGTTTGAAGAGTACAGGGAGTGCGTCAAGTCGAGAGCAGCAGCTAAAATCAAGACGCTCAGGGATGAGAGGTGCATTGCTGACGGCAATGAGCTGCTGAGATTTTACTGCACCACCTTCATATGCGACCTGGATTCCAGCATCTGTAACCAGCAATACTGCAGCGCCTGCGGGATTATCAGGAGTGGATTCTCACCCAAGATGGACGGAATCTCCACGCTGCCGACGAGCTGGAGGGCACACGTCGCCATCCCGGAGGACCTGGAGGAGGAGTTCAGCTTCATGCACGTAAAACGAGCCCTGCTCGTTTGTCGGGTCATTGCAGGCCGGGTCGGCTGCGACCCGGGTCTAGCAGACAAGGAGGATCCGGGGTTCGATTCTTTGGTGGGTCATCAAGGCAGTGGAGGGTTCGAGGATGAGCTGGTGGTGTATAATCCAAGGGCTGTCCTTCCCTGCTTTGTGATCGTGTACACTGTGTGA